From the genome of Carassius auratus strain Wakin chromosome 29, ASM336829v1, whole genome shotgun sequence:
gacttgaccattgtacaaaaaatactgactggctcatgaggtcagaaaagaagaagaaaaaagcaggtcaagaagaactgacaaaaagaattgcaaaataattagtaattaatgtgaagattaatttttagtcaattctgcaagacagacttttcaggaaaggaggtggaataaaaatgagctcctaaatcttaatcctggattctggaagatatattcctcaaaccatcgaacaagaggaggtggtgctggtccttcacgagtcactctaatctgtgcataaaggctatatataaagacttaatatatagtatttcacaatacttcatggtattctaattaaatcattttttggaatcttaagtctctcagagtccgacaccgagtaattctggagactccaggaaagtggcagttctgtaaaatgttggcgctggagactaaatacaccctgatagtttcacacctaattcacttaacacacacacacacacacacacacattacccacagtgacagtgggactgagtgacatcagatgtatgatagtttttttttaattttctatcatccatatagtgttgtatagtcatgaaactatggtcatgagaccagtcattctgaggaaatatgcctcagaatgactggtcttctatgtgtacattttttttttttaaagtgtttagaagctgcactttaaaaaaataaaaagacatttactggttccttttttactattatttcaaaaaacatcacggcaaaaccattcaagctatccaaaattcattcacacctattctgtaagataaattctttaaacagtggtaaaagaggatgtggtgctgatccttcaagagtcactcaaaacgtatctgtccataaagcctataaagaattattcttaatatacagttcacaatacttcagcttgttattctaattaagtgagggtcattttatcagtaaaatatatacaattcatttttttttttgaaagatttctataaatgatttaaatcatacttgtttctacaataattatttaaaagtaatcctatagctccctctggtggccattataggtactaagaattgcaagcttgatttataagttatgatagttttaattttatgctggctcttgaaagtgataaagctatgaaacttactgtgcttccttcaaatgaggacttctacttatataaaaaattatgaagatttagaatgaaaaattgtaaagatatagtaaaataactattgtatttttttatgttactttaataaatctctatggcaacaccatttaagctatcctaaacccattcacaatttaacatctcagtatattggcatcatgttgaaaaaggagtatggagtagtatgagtaggagtatgaattcatttgcaggctttatcataaatccacaataaaatttctgagttctgtatcaatctgtgttgttgtttgtttatttttatcttttatttttcataggaagataacttactctcatttttaataaatgtgcttataaaccaaggacaagctatttatagctgtatttataaactgcttactactgactattaatattgggacaaggctttataaagcatgaactgactatttaataatgagtgcagttattataaagtgttatcaatgaatttgctaatgttaacaaattagacattattttacagtgttatcaaatccttaaatgactcatttgtgagcatttgtgaaagttctgcttgtattacagcttagtattgatctgtgagctgaacagatttactgttacatccatgagattatgtaaattaaaataaatataatgtcacaggatgtcataggtcagtatcaaatgagtttgaaattattatttgcagcacaaataaggtttttttaggatttttaaaaatccctaaaactgtcagaaaaaggttaaggcctaagctatttctatgtgagtggctaattttatttttgtttttataattgtaatacacaaactatgaaattatacaaaatgtataaaaagataaataaataaatacgcacacattaaaaaagcagccaagtcgaatgagtttccttttttatatagattaaaattgaagacagaagcaagtggtaaatgtggtcactttaatattcaaatccagtagatccagtttatgttcacgtggctgttttcgtttatagtcgccaagctattatgtgttttgaaataatcttgtccgtgatgtgttcgttcgtacgacgaaagccagaatcctgcagctccagagatatgttattctgccagtcgcgctttcaaatagtcttgcacacttaaacaggtcacaaacacctgcatttagctcttgttgtgttacaatgggtttattgtgtgcatttgtggtaatattttatttaaaaaagctcttaaacaagaataaattcgtttgttttgagctcgacactgtacgcgctgatcggaggcgtgatttcagataggcagctgcaaatatttcattttcacacaaacagttcaaaaacatcttaatttagctcttggtgtgttctaattggttgattgtgtgatatcgctgtaataatttatttttaaaagctttaaaacaggaataaattcgttttctctgagctctttactccagacgctcgtggtcacagcggtgattcatctctcctatttctcacgtatctctggccagaaataatttatccatgagccctgaaccggtaataatcagatatgttggtttagcttgtcagtgtgaattaaatctaagtatttgtttgtatttttaaccgatttaaaagtgaaagtaaaagtccgggaattgaacctgtaggggcgcaatttctctcagacaatggaagtctgaagcacatatactcaaacagagggacagagtgagatgagatgtctgacagttttttaattttctgttatccatacagtgttgtaaagtcgtgaaactatgcatatttcctcagaatgactttttcatctgtatgaaaaaattctttgacgtgtttggaagctgcaatttaaaaatacaataatgattccctttgtaaagtcattttaaaaaatcaccacggcaaaaccattcaagctatccaaaatccattcacaatttaagttcctatcagaaatactgatgtgtgttcagagttttgtgaaattctaagtatgttatttgcctcaaaatcacctgagaagtattccagtttgacatgttgccacggcaacaattttttagatatcaatatcccccttgcagatttatatcagctgtgttttaacattattctgatgaagtttgaagcaaatcgagtaataataagatgctgaattcaaatcattttgaaaatgacacacttccttctgccagttggtggcgctataactttgactcctaatagtcacatatatgcgatcgacatcatacaacgaataatctgatgaagtttgattaaaatcaggaaatgtatgtggatggtattagacacttcctgtttctaatttctcgccataatttcaacgcctcgccacgagcaaaccgttcgagatatcaaaaatcccctggcaatttttcatccccagtgtcttgagatcatgttgaccgagtttggcggcaatcgagaaaaaaacctatgacaagtatttcaaattccagagcatgcgctttttacataactctaaatagctgacttcctgttgggtggagcctatgacatgcaatacgaaagttgttcggcacgatgagatctatatgtgtactgagtttcatatgaatatgtgcaagtatgtgtgagctatacatcaacatttctgactgtgttccagggggcgccgtagagcccctgtgccacgcccgggtcccagcctctgcaggctcctaaaggccacagattccaaagtgtgcgcaaattttcaagagtttttgagtatgttaaggacccccaaagcccccaaactttgacgaaaaatttgaatactaaaccctaaatagccaacttcctgttgggcggagcctatgatatgcaatacaaaagttgtttggattgatgagatttatatgtgtaccgagtttcatacgtctacgagcaagaatgtatgatatatggccctccatattccagggggcgctgtagagcccctgtgccacgcccgtgtatcagtctctgcccggccctaatggccgcaggttccaatctgtgtgccaattttcaagactttttaagcacgttaagggccccaaaagcccccgagacgttggaaaaaaataataataataataataataaaaaataatcctaaggaaaacaataggcctctcgccctttgggcttgagccctaattacaaaatattaagtaATTGAATATAGAAATATAGTCAGAAATATAAGTAAAACTATTACAAAGTTAATATTacatagatattaaaataaatattttttgtctgggagaaacatttttttacagcatttatttcttGCGTTACACATTTTGAAtctaagcatttatttattaataatggcTGTTGCAAAGTAAATTCAGAGCAGATACATATGTATCAATTCAAACAATTACACAGTTTAAAATTAAGTTTCATGTTCTCATTATAAGAACCTGGACCTATGAGTGTTTTATGACGttcagcagtgtgtgtttgtgtgtgtgtgtgactgattaTACACACTTTTATTGAGcttttattatatcatatagatatatttatcatttcGATCCTACCATCGTTGTGTATTTCACAATGAACCCTTCGgatgaaaaaaacacaaatgaaacaaaacgTCTTGCTATAATATTTGAATTGTATGATTTCCAAAAAGCCCTAATttattgacatatatatatatatatatatatatatatatatatatatatatatattttttttttttaaccttacacacacacacacacacatatacacatatatatatatatatatacatatatatatatacatatatatatatatatatatatatatatatatatatatatatatatatatatatatatatatatatatatatatgtgtgtgtgtgtgtgtgtgtaaggttaaaaaaaaaaaaatatatatatatatatatatatatatatatatatatatatatatatatatatattttttttttttccctaaccTTACTTTATTTTCCAGAGATATTGTTGTTGCCAAGGCACAGATTGTTCACTAAAGAAAATCATAAATTTAATGATCTCGCCTCACCTCCACCACGACAGGCGTTCCTCAGCTCCTCAAACATGAGTTTCTCCAGAGGATCATTCACATAGAAAACCCCCTCCACCTGAACACCaaacaacaacatcatcatctCAGATTAAAACACACTTTAATCCGCTCAGAGACCCGGATGTTTTGGTGTATTGACGTTAATGCGTCACTCGAGAGCGAGCACGTTTACCTGCATATTCGGCACGAAGCCCTTCTTGATCCGCCAGCAGTTTTTGTGGATTTTATCCAGATACTGAAGCTCGTCGTTATAAGAGCGACTCATTTTCAACTATAGATATAAATAACAGACGCACTTTTGACAGCAAACTATCTTCACACGCGTCTCCGGATCTTCTTCTTGTGGAGACTTCCGGTTTCTTCTTCTCTTGCTTTATCGGGTTTGTTCGGGATCTTCAGCGCCACCTGCTGCTCGCATAAATTACATTAGATTAAAACAGGGCGCTGTTGTCTGAGAGtgctaatttattaaatattattaatcatGTTTATAGCgcgaaaaatatgtttaaaaaacgAAATCCTTTGGGATACTTATTATCGGTTTAattattgatcttttttttttagtccgCCTGTTGGACAAAGTCAGTTACAAAACGCACTGCCCTCTTGTGGTGAAATATAAACACAGCACTGTAACggataattatatttcaaatataatattacacgtgctttattgtaattttaaggcTTCACTCGGTTAATGCAAGTAAAGTAGTAAACAGAGAAAATTAACAGAAATATATagctacaaatacaaataataattattataatttaaactgATATTTCAATTATGCACCTAAATTGATTTATACAATTGCTCTGTACGACAGTTTAACACCGTTAAATAATTTTCTAGTTTCCTATGGAATAacaattcatttatattattttactgacaaatGATAGACGTGTCAGATTTATGACGCAAtcgcgggacttttattttgaagatcTCGCTCAGCTGTTACTTGTTTGGCTTCAGTGCGCTACTTTGACGtacgtttattttttaatataaacattcCAACCTATATGCTTTTCTTGTTTAATTTGCAGTGGTATAATAACGCggacataaatacagtaaataacgCTGAACTATTGCTGTAGAAGTAAAAAGTCAAGCTCTTTGCGGAGTTTCCTTGACGTCACGCCCCGAGagagaagtgaaagtgaaagtgaatgtGAGCGGCTCTGCTTTCATTCAGCTGCGGAACACGGACTGGAGGTTCTGCTGGACACGGGACACACGCTCTCCTCGTGGGGGGTTGTGTCTGGTGATATGGTCGCTGTCATTTTGTCCCAGCAAACGCAGACTGTTGATTAGGAGAACTCtgtgaagagttttgaaaaagtgaCCTACCTTAGTATTGAGAAATGAGTCCTAGCGTCTGAAAAACACTGTAATATAATATCCTGAAATCAACaataatacttatttttattaaatatcatttgtACGTGTTTGTAATAGAAGTCACCTGTCAAAAAAGCGCGCGGCAGTATGGCGTTAACTGCAGATTTACACTTAAATCAACACAAATGTTCCTATATTTTTCAGTCTAATCTTAATTCTAAGAGCCGCTTATTATTCAgtcgtgcgtgcgtgcgtgcgtgcgcgtgctCGTCATCACGATCGAGGAGCCGCGCGCATCGGATTTAAACGCGTTTGCTCTCGGTACAGAGTCAGAACTCGGTTTATTCGCTCGGCTGCTTCACGATGTTTGAGTGAGTTGAACTTTTGTCTCTCTAAATGTCTGactttttcaaaacttttcagAGCTATAGGATTAATCTCACGAAAACTATCACCTCGTTATTTCacaaaaaagtgttgtttttagtcatcatttaattagtattGTTTTCACGAGAAGGACAACTCTTAAGTGTAATATCTAGTGTACTGTATTTAACGGATCAGTTTAAATActtaatgattaaaataaaattaaaaaatcctTATATCGATTTATTTTGGTGTTATTATGAAGtgatttaaaagtatattgttCCTGTGTTTcttatactgcaaaaaaaaaaaaaaaaaaaaaaaaaaattgtagaaatTGATAAGTTAGTATATTTCACAATTACAGTTAAACATTTAAGAACGCATTACGTGTGAAACTGATGAAATATTACTCCAGAAatcttttatttactttaataaataagTGCGCCAATCAATAGCGtagtgttttatttgtaaatatatccaTTATTATGTTAAATAATGACTTTTATATGTGTTTTGGGTGGATCAGAAGTGCCTCGGGAGATTTGAGACACAAaaaggtgtgtatatatatctatatttctaTTGTGTGTTCCAGGTGTATCACATGaagccggtgtcctgacattttatcctaccctgtcagattttcctacccgggtttactgcgcacgcgcacatcaacatcgcgtcctttgtctcatgctaataCTGCCCGAGCCTGGATGCTGTAAACATGGATGTGCAGATACACAATGACTGTCCTGAAGCTAATTATGATGATGACAGCATAGCCGAACCCTCCCTTATTTATGATTAAGACATCACACATGAAggaaacaacacacacattcacacacactgatTCACACAGAGAAACCAGCTTCAGAGGAGCACGAGTCTGTGGGAAAGACAAGAATGCAGTCGAGCAGCGAGCAAAACATTCAGGACCAATGTCACTGTTATTACCGCTCACACACTTAGGAGTAGAGATCTGGTCATGAAGGATTCCTGTCGCTTTAAGTGTTCAGAAACAACGAGGTCTCCATTTACTGGTGAAGGTGGATGATTAAACAGACGAGGTCAGAAGATCACAAAAACCTGATTTATCCAAGACGGTAGGAAAACACCCAGCAATCATTTAGAAAAAATTAGCAACCACATTGCAATCAAGGTCATTATAGTAaagaaattaaatgcattaacatggcttgaaataaatgtaaatagtatttataattatacattatacTTTTAGATcatatttatgtaataataataacaacaaaatacttaactaaactaaacaactTTGTAGgcgttaataaaaataacaaaaaacatgtcactgcactaataaaaaattatcataacttataaattatacttttaggtttggtaataataataaaaaacacactttaaataatattttaataactaaaataaaattattaaaaaaataaaaaagacaaaaatgtttctacactaataaacaattattaaaactttaaaataatagttattatactTTTagatcattttcacaaaatacattttaaataatattttaataactaaaataaaaactttttaggcagtaattaaaataaattacaaaaatgtcactgcactaataaaatactaaaactttaaagtagtatttaattttaaatgatacttttagatcatattttatacaaatacagcgttcattttaaataaggttttaataactaacacacacaaacacatatttattCAGGaaagacacattaaactgattaaagacattaaagacatttaaaatgttacaaaatgttgtttcttttgaacattctattcatcaaagaatcctgaaaaatcaaatgtatcacagtttccacgaaagtattaatcagaaatgtttcttgagcagtaaatcatcatattttcatgatttctgaagatcatgtgacactgaagactggaggaatgatgctgaaaatacagcggagcatcacagaaataaattacactttaacacagattcacacagaaaacagctgttttaaataacaataatatttcacagttttactgtatttttgatcaagtaaatgcagccttgctgagcatatgTTCAGTAGTGTACTCGTGCTCTCTCTCCAGGATGATGATCTGCAGTTCCTCAGTCTGGAGGAGCGGGACTGTATCTTGTTCTTTGAGGAGATCATCTGCTCCCTGGAGGAGGACGATGAGAGGAAGGATCCGCGCTGGTACACTACAGCTCCACATCATGACATCATTGACCTGGTGCACGCTACACCCGATCACAGCAAACCGAGGGACACGCTGCCCGTCATACCAGGTGCCTGCACACAACTACTCACCATAAACCACTGCGTTTAATCTAAAGGAAACTTCACCCTAAACATGCATAAAGCTGTGCTCTGAAGAGttagtaaatgaacaaaaaatgcaTAATGCGAAGATGAAAGTTCTCTCCACATTTGGCAATTTTGAAATTGCACAAAGGATTTGTTTAGCAAATGCAGTCGGCCATCAGGAAATTTAATGCGTGCAATTTGCATATTGCAATACATGCAATGAGTACGAGTATCTATTTATACGAACATGTCAAATCAGCACAACACTTGCTTGGTGAACTCACACGCACAGATTTGTGCATATTCGAGGCCTATTGACACTTCTTCTTCATTGACGTGATATTGAGTGTTGACATTTCAACATCAGATGTGCATTAACTCAACTATAAATGTGTTTCCCTCGTCAGATTTCCAAGAGCTGATTATACGCCCGGAGATGCATTGCCAAGCGAAGGCGAAACGTGACGTGGTTGTCTCACAAGAGCACTTCAGACACCTGCCCAGTCTAGAGTCGACCAGACACGGCCCTCCGACCCACGCCAAGCCCTCGCCTCTTCCAGACAGGATCAGTGTTTTATTAGGCAGCAAACCCCGCACGCGAAGCATTTCGTTTCGAGATCCGACGCCAGAGAAGTCTAGGATGGAGGCGCTAGTCACACACACTGATTTCAACAGCTTCGGCAGTAAGAGCATCACATTTAACCACGCTCCGTCAGATTTCCATCACAACAACTTCAGCAGCAGATCCCGAGTCGTGAACCACGAAGCCTCGATAGAAGAGGACGCTTCCAGCTCAGACAGGGCTTCAGATGAAGGCTTGCTCCAGAGGACAGCGTCACGCTCTGAAGCGCTCGTGAAGCCGAGGCCGTCCTTCCGCGCTCAGGGAGTCACGGTGCAGTTTTCAGGGGGAGGAGCCTCAGGTGAAGCCAGACGTGATGCTCTTCACAAGCTAGGACTGATGTGTTCACACGCTCCTGACTGAGACTCCACTACTAACACAACTTCTGTTTATGCATTCTCTGTCATGTTGTACATGTGGTGTATGTAATGTGGATTCCAGTGTGAATGAGCACGAGTGTTAGTGTATGAAGCAGTTACTGAAGGACTCAGAATGCAGGATTGTGAACATGTGACACcactatataaacacacacacacacacacacacacaggaaacaaaACTACAGTTTATTTCCACCTCTTTGTGTAAACGTACATTTCTTCTTGCACTGGTGGAATGATTGCTCttgaataaattaaactaaacccATCATGTCTCAGCTGCAACAATGTTACAGATTTGCAGCACTCAATAATATTGATCATCAAGTGTGAGATTGAATCAGTCAATGAAGAGACTGGTACGAAGCACAACCCAGAAAACACAGAAGAGAGGAAAGTACTGGATCCAAaactgaatctcacaaaatctatgctttaagacatttttttgcattgaaaaatcatttttaatatctcATGACGGTAATATTTAAAGCATGTCAGTCCACCTGAATTTAAACACGTTGTggattatttataaattttaataatgGATGATGCAAGTGCTATCAGTATCCATTATTGAGACGCTTAAAAGTGTCCCAAACTTCAGCAGATAAACCTGGGTTAGATCTCACCTGTCACCTGTCTACGCGTCTGCTTTCTCTCGACGGCTATCATACGAGCTGCTGAGACACACAGCTCAGGAACGTCTCGCTCAGGAACGTCTCGCTCAGGAACGATCGCTCAGGAACGTCTCGTTGAGGATCACGAGGAACAACATCAGGAGATCAGAACACGGCTCAAAGTATGTCTGAAGAGTTTTCCTCCGTTAGAGTCTGCAGTCGCTCGCTGTCGAACCATCAGACCTCcatcctgtgtctgtgtgtgtgtgtgtctgagtgtgtctctgtgtgtgtgtgtgtgtgtgtgtgtgtgtgtgtgtctcccccAGCTGACGCGGCTCGTCTCCGCTCGTCCGCTGACGCTGCAGTCAGGTGTGTCTCCGTCTCAGAGCATCTCTCGTGTCTGTCTGTGACTCGTTTGCTCAGTCTCACATCATCAGCGTCTCCTGTGGAGcacagggtcaaaggtcagaggtcagtttgtTCCCAACTCAAGCGAGCGGCGCATCTAAGATACACGAAGACTGTTCTGGTAGAAGTTACAACTATGAGGTTTTGTGGACAGGGCTTCACAGTTTggggaaaatgtaaatgtgtgtgtctgaCCTGCCGCCGGTCTTGAAGATGAGGTCAGCGTTGGGTGCTCCTCTGGGGTGCTGGTATCGAGGCCGGCGCTCTCTGTTGGTGTTTGCTGGAGCGGGTCTCTGAGCGAGCGACTGCATCATCTCTGAAAGCAGAGAGCAGCAGTGTGTGGATGAGAGGATGGTCTCCAGCGGCTGTGAAACACACGTCTGCTCCTGCTCTGACGCTCACCCTGATAGTCCTCCTGCTCCTGCCGCTCGTTGATGTCCAGCGTCAGCTTCTTCATGCGCATGCGCTCCTCCTGCTCCACCTGCTGCTGGCTGAAGTGATTGGCCGCCAGATGAGACGACAGCGGCACGTTCAGGATcttaaactacacacacacacacacacacacacacagagacacacacacacacacacacacacacacacacacacagagacacacgcacacacagagacacacacacacgcacacgcacacacacacagagacacagacacacacacacacccacacacacacacacacacacacacacagagagacacagacacacacacacacacacacacagagacacacacacagagacacacacacacaaagacacacacacacaaagacacacacacacacacacacagagacacacacacacagagacacacacaaagacacagagacacacacacacaaagacacacacacacacacacacagagacacacacacacagagacacacacaaagacacacacacacacacacacagagacacacacacacagagacacacacaaagacacagagacacacacacacagagacacacacaaagacacagagacacacacacacacacagagacacacacacacaaagacacacacatgcacacagagacagacacagacacacacacacacacacacacacacacagagacacacacaaacacagagacacaca
Proteins encoded in this window:
- the LOC113048538 gene encoding uncharacterized protein LOC113048538 isoform X2 → MFESASGDLRHKKDDDLQFLSLEERDCILFFEEIICSLEEDDERKDPRWYTTAPHHDIIDLVHATPDHSKPRDTLPVIPDFQELIIRPEMHCQAKAKRDVVVSQEHFRHLPSLESTRHGPPTHAKPSPLPDRISVLLGSKPRTRSISFRDPTPEKSRMEALVTHTDFNSFGSKSITFNHAPSDFHHNNFSSRSRVVNHEASIEEDASSSDRASDEGLLQRTASRSEALVKPRPSFRAQGVTVQFSGGGASGEARRDALHKLGLMCSHAPD
- the LOC113048538 gene encoding uncharacterized protein LOC113048538 isoform X1, coding for MLNNDFYMCFGWIRSASGDLRHKKDDDLQFLSLEERDCILFFEEIICSLEEDDERKDPRWYTTAPHHDIIDLVHATPDHSKPRDTLPVIPDFQELIIRPEMHCQAKAKRDVVVSQEHFRHLPSLESTRHGPPTHAKPSPLPDRISVLLGSKPRTRSISFRDPTPEKSRMEALVTHTDFNSFGSKSITFNHAPSDFHHNNFSSRSRVVNHEASIEEDASSSDRASDEGLLQRTASRSEALVKPRPSFRAQGVTVQFSGGGASGEARRDALHKLGLMCSHAPD